Proteins from one Coregonus clupeaformis isolate EN_2021a chromosome 29, ASM2061545v1, whole genome shotgun sequence genomic window:
- the pamr1a gene encoding inactive serine protease PAMR1 yields the protein MWSVLNRNTLDSGLLSLLSDIMSVLVPSSMVLVSQRAPMPPHLQPRHLLPLLLRVILLCLHGSAWPHDSRGVVDDKCPSSEWNHMCGDCCEYHLIQCRCPSQGARVGYSVPCCRNELDQCDPCIIHPGCSLFENCKTCHNGTWEAKDDFFIRGRFCTGCRQGWAGGDCRTCGGVIRRAQGLIMLESYPINAHCEWRVQVERGENVELRFSMLSLEPDLNCHYDYVELRDGDSLSSPVIGRFCGNELPPPIRTSGTRLHVLFVSDGYNNFDGFFATFQEISACSPSPCQHHGTCFLDPVQSFRCACLAGYTGQLCENVARRQVCVLPARPVNGELLSVYGLGDELLAVQYLCHPPYTLSGTPQRTCLPNATWSGTVPICGKVDKEPIRPSQRGADPVRGPGGCPPPARLHHGYLQLVQGSGGGPDTVDYFCNTSYILSGGSRSTCLSDGSWSGRRPLCVRACREPKVSELVRHKIVKPMAPSRKSPVHRLYTSSRHKVYDPPSSGKLPSTQDPTLGELPRGFHHLYTSIDYACALPLYQHRGSPRRTCLKTGRWSGRHVSCSPVCGQLPAAFSPQNLTEIGWPWHAAIYLRSPSIRSAGSSLQGAPEEASSPWQLACSGALVTQLSVLVAGHCLVVAGVSKPQWVDPTNIKVVMGIHSQGQMKTLQQLQVSSVLAHPSFDPVTLDSDLAVLKLRDKAKISERVLPVCLPKMQGGEVTATQGYATGWLLAFDSRSSSKPSVAGETAQTGVVELGDVLQCERQFALSGAPVTITDNMLCTMHHPLNPTKPCPTVSAGITIIPSPATKPSSGPSEGQGDNSVVWELLALESFGYEKWNCGPVLYTVHARIKNFKDWIEKNMK from the exons ATGTGGAGCGTTCTGAATAGGAACACTTTAGATTCCGGACTCCTGTCACTCCTCAGTGACATCATGTCTGTTCTGGTTCCTAGCTCTATGGTTCTGGTGAGCCAGAGGGCGCCGATGCCCCCTCATCTGCAACCAAGACACCTCCTGCCTCTTCTTCTCCGTGTCATTCTACTCTGCCTCCATGGAAGTGCCTGGCCCCACG ATTCCAGAGGTGTGGTGGATGACAAGTGTCCCAGCTCAGAGTGGAACCACATGTGTGGGGACTGTTGTGAGTACCACCTGATCCAGTGTAGGTGTCCCTCCCAGGGTGCACGGGTCGGGTACTCCGTCCCCTGCTGCCGCAATGAACTGGACCAGTGTGACCCCTGCATCATCCACCCTG GCTGCAGTCTGTTTGAGAACTGTAAGACCTGTCACAATGGGACGTGGGAGGCCAAGGACGATTTCTTCATCCGAGGGAGATTCTGTACAGGCTGTCGTCAGGGTTGGGCAGGTGGAGACTGCAGGA CATGTGGAGGGGTGATTCGTAGAGCCCAGGGCCTCATCATGTTGGAGAGTTACCCCATCAATGCGCACTGTGAGTGGAGGGtgcaggtagagagaggggagaacgtGGAGCTCAG GTTCTCCATGCTTAGTCTAGAGCCTGACCTCAACTGTCACTATGACTACGTGGAGCTGCGGGATGGTGACAGCCTGAGCTCCCCTGTCATTGGCCGGTTTTGTGGGAATGAGCTGCCTCCACCAATCAGAACCTCTGGAACCAGGCTGCACGTCCTGTTTGTCTCAGACGGCTACAACAACTTTGATGGCTTCTTTGCCACTTTTCAGGAGATCTCGG CGTGCAGCCCCTCCCCTTGTCAGCACCATGGCACCTGTTTCCTGGACCCAGTACAGTCTTTTCGCTGTGCATGTCTGGCAGGTTACACAGGTCAACTCTGTGAGAATG tTGCtaggagacaggtgtgtgtgttgccGGCGAGGCCCGTGAACGGAGAGCTCCTCTCTGTGTACGGCCTGGGGGATGAACTCCTGGCTGTTCAGTACCTGTGTCACCCACCCTACACACTGAGTGGCACCCCTCAGAGGACCTGCCTGCCCAATGCCACCTGGAGTGGCACAGTGCCCATCTGTGGAAAGGTAGATAAAG agcccatTAGACCCAGTCAGAGGGGTGCAGACCCAGTCAGAGGCCCGGGGGGGTGTCCTCCTCCAGCCAGGCTGCACCATGGCTACCTCCAGCTGGTCCAGGGCTCTGGGGGAGGTCCTGACACAGTGGACTACTTCTGTAACACCTCCTACATCCTGAGTGGAGGCTCCCGGAGCACCTGTCTCTCAGACGGCTCGTGGAGTGGCCGGCGACCACTGTGTGTGAGAG CCTGTCGAGAGCCTAAGGTATCTGAGCTGGTGAGACACAAGATTGTGAAGCCAATGGCCCCATCCAG GAAAAGTCCAGTCCACAGGCTTTACACCTCGTCTAGGCATAAGGTCTATGACCCACCCTCCTCGGGGAAGCTTCCCAGCACCCAAGACCCTACCCTGGGGGAGTTACCCCGTGGTTTCCACCACCTGTACACCAGCATTGATTATGCGTGTGCCCTCCCTCTCTACCAACACCGTGGTAGCCCCCGGCGCACCTGTCTGAAGACAGGCAGGTGGAGTGGGCGTCATGTCTCCTGCTCGCCAG tgtgtggtCAACTCCCAGCAGCCTTTAGCCCTCAGAACCTCACTGAGATTGGCTGGCCCTGGCATGCAGCCATCTACCTACGCTCCCCCAGCATCCGCAGTGCTGGCTCTAGCCTACAGGGGGCACCAGAGGAGGCCTCCTCTCCCTGGCAGCTGGCGTGCAGTGGAGCTCTAGTCACCCAGCTCAGTGTGCTGGTGGCAGGTCACTGCCTGGTGGTTGCAGGAGTGAGCAAGCCCCAGTGGGTAGATCCAACCAACATTAAAGTGGTGATGGGAATACACAGCCAGGGCCAGATGAAGACACTGCAACAACTGCAG GTTTCCTCTGTCTTGGCTCATCCCAGCTTCGATCCTGTGACACTGGACTCAGACCTGGCTGTTCTGAAGCTACGGGACAAGGCCAAGATCAGTGAGCGTGTGCTGCCCGTGTGTCTCCCCAAAATGCAAGGCGGGGAGGTGACCGCCACACAGGGCTATGCCACAGGCTGGCTCCTTGCATTTGACTCAAGGTCCAGTTCCAAACCCAGCGTAGCCGGCGAGACAGCCCAGACTGGAGTGGTCGAGCTGGGGGATGTCCTTCAGTGCGAGAGGCAGTTTGCTCTGAGCGGGGCCCCTGTCACCATCACTGACAATATGCTGTGTACAATGCACCACCCTCTCAATCCCACCAAGCCTTGTCCCACTGTCAGTGCAGGCATCACAATCATACCATCTCCTGCCACTAAGCCATCATCGGGTCCTTCGGAGGGACAGGGGGACAATAGTGTTGTCTGGGAGCTTCTGGCTTTAGAAAGTTTTGGTTATGAGAAATGGAACTGTGGCCCAGTGCTTTACACAGTCCATGCCCGGATAAAAAACTTCAAAGACTGGATAGAGAAAAACATGAAGTAG